From the Arvicola amphibius chromosome 2, mArvAmp1.2, whole genome shotgun sequence genome, one window contains:
- the Flnc gene encoding filamin-C isoform X4, producing MPSTEKDLAEDAPWKKIQQNTFTRWCNEHLKCVGKRLNDLQRDLSDGLRLIALLEVLSQKRMYRKFHPRPNFRQMKLENVSVALEFLEREHIKLVSIDSKAIVDGNLKLILGLIWTLILHYSISMPMWEDEDDEDARKQTPKQRLLGWIQNKVPQLPITNFNRDWQDGKALGALVDNCAPGLCPDWEAWDPNQPVQNAREAMQQADDWLGVPQVIAPEEIVDPNVDEHSVMTYLSQFPKAKLKPGAPVRSKQLNPKKAIAYGPGIEPQGNTVLQPAHFTVQTVDAGMGEVLVYIEDPEGHTEEAKVVPNNDKDRTYAVSYVPKVAGLHKVTVLFAGQNIERSPFEVNVGMALGDANKVSARGPGLEPVGNVANKPTYFDIYTAGAGSGDVAVVIVDPQGRRDTVEVTLEDKGDNTFRCTYRPVMEGPHTVHVAFAGAPITRSPFPVHVAEACNPNACRASGRGLQPKGVRVKEVADFKVFTKGAGSGELKVTVKGPKGTEEPVKVREAGDGVFECEYYPVVPGKYVVTITWGGYAIPRSPFEVQVSPEAGTQKVRAWGPGLETGQVGKSADFVVEAIGTEVGTLGFSIEGPSQAKIECDDKGDGSCDVRYWPTEPGEYAVHVICDDEDIRDSPFIAHIQPAPPDCFPDKVKAFGPGLEPTGCIVDKPAEFTIDARAAGKGDLKLYAQDADGCPIDIKVIPNGDGTFRCSYVPTKPIKHTIIVSWGGVNVPKSPFRVNVGEGSHPERVKVYGPGVEKTGLKANEPTYFTVDCSEAGQGDVSIGIKCAPGVVGPVEADIDFDIIKNDNDTFTVKYTPPGAGHYTIMVLFANQEIPASPFHIKVDPSHDASKVKAEGPGLSRTGVEVGKPTHFTVLTKGAGKAKLDVHFAGAAKGEAVRDFEIIDNHDYSYTVKYTAVQQGNMAVTVTYGGDPVPKSPFVVNVAPPLDLSKVKVQGLNSKVSVGQEQAFSVNTRGAGGQGQLDVRMTSPSRRPIPCKLEPGGGAEAQAVRYMPPEEGPYKVDITYDGHPVPGSPFAVEGVLPPDPSKVCAYGPGLKGGLVGTPAPFSIDTKGAGTGGLGLTVEGPCEAKIECQDNGDGSCAVSYLPTEPGEYTINILFAEAHIPGSPFKATIQPVFDPSKVRASGPGLERGKAGEAATFTVDCSEAGEAELTIEILSDAGVKAEVLIHKNADGTYHITYSPAFPGTYTITIKYGGHPIPKFPTRVHVQPAVDTSGIKVSGPGVEPHGVLREVTTEFTVDARSLTATGGNHVTARVLNPSGAKTDTYVTDNGDGTYRVQYTAYEEGVHLVEVLYDEVAVPKSPFRVGVTEGCDPTRVRAFGPGLEGGVVNKANRFTVETRGAGTGGLGLAIEGPSEAKMSCKDNKDGSCTVEYIPFTPGDYDVNITFGGQPIPGSPFRVPVKDVVDPGKVKCSGPGLGTGVRARVPQTFTVDCSQAGRAPLQVAVLGPTGVAEPVEVRDNGDGTHTVHYTPATDGPYTVAVKYADQEVPRSPFKIKVLPAHDASKVRASGPGLNASGIPASLPVEFTIDARDAGEGLLTVQILDPEGKPKKANIRDNGDGTYTVSYLPDMSGRYTITIKYGGDEIPYSPFRIHALPTGDASKCLVTGACLGPRIQIGEETVITVDAKAAGKGKVTCTVSTPDGAELDVDVVENHDGTFDIYYTAPEPGKYVITIRFGGEHIPNSPFHVLVSSGPWWAGGQGPATEEPVVPVEPLESMLRPFNLVIPFTVQKGELTGEVRMPSGKTARPNITDNKDGTITVRYAPTEKGLHQMGIKYDGNHIPGSPLQFYVDAINSRHVSAYGPGLSHGMVNKPATFTIVTKDAGEGGLSLAVEGPSKAEITCKDNKDGTCTVSYLPTAPGDYSIIVRFDDKHIPGSPFTAKITGDDSMRTSQLNVGTSTDVSLKITESDLSQLTASIRAPSGNEEPCLLKRLPNRHIGISFTPKEVGEHVVSVRKSGKHVTNSPFKILVGPSEIGDASKVRVWGKGLSEGQTFQLAEFIVDTRNAGYGGLGLSIEGPSKVDINCEDMEDGTCKVTYCPTEPGTYIINIKFADKHVPGSPFTVKVTGEGRMKESITRRRQAPSIATIGSTCDLNLKIPGEASSQDMTAQVTSPSGKTEAAEIVEGEDSAYSVRFVPQEMGPHTVAVKYRGQHVPGSPFQFTVGPLGEGGAHKVRAGGTGLERGVAGVPAEFSIWTREAGAGGLSIAVEGPSKAEIAFEDRKDGSCGVSYVVQEPGDYEVSIKFNDEHIPDSPFVVPVASLSDDARRLTVTSLQETGLKVNQPASFAVQLNGARGVIDARVHTPSGAVEECYVSELDSDKHTIRFIPHENGVHSIDVKFNGAHIPGSPFKIRVGEQSQAGDPGLVSAYGPGLEGGTTGVSSEFIVNTQNAGSGALSVTIDGPSKVQLDCRECPEGHVVTYTPMAPGNYLIAIKYGGPQHIVGSPFKAKVTGPRLSGGHSLHETSTVLVETVTKSSSSRGASYSSIPKFSSDASKVVTRGPGLSQAFVGQKNSFTVDCSKAGTNMMMVGVHGPKTPCEEVYVKHVGNRVYNVTYTVKEKGDYILIVKWGDESVPGSPFKVNVP from the exons ATGCCGTCGACCGAGAAGGACCTAGCGGAGGACGCGCCATGGAAGAAGATCCAGCAAAACACCTTCACGCGGTGGTGCAATGAGCACCTGAAGTGTGTGGGCAAGCGCCTGAACGACCTGCAGCGCGACCTCAGCGACGGGCTGCGCCTCATCGCGCTGCTCGAAGTGCTCAGCCAGAAACGCATGTACCGCAAGTTCCACCCGCGCCCCAACTTCCGCCAGATGAAGCTGGAGAATGTGTCTGTGGCCCTGGAGTTTCTGGAGCGCGAACATATCAAGCTCGTGTCCATCG ACAGCAAGGCCATCGTGGATGGGAACCTGAAGCTGATCCTGGGCCTCATCTGGACACTGATCCTTCACTACTCCATTTCCATGCCCATGTGGGAGGATGAAGATGATGAGGACGCCCGCAAACAAACACCCAAACAGCGGCTGCTTGGCTGGATCCAGAACAAGGTGCCCCAGCTGCCCATCACCAACTTTAATCGAGACTGGCAGGATGGCAAGGCTCTGGGTGCCCTGGTGGACAACTGTGCCCCTG GTCTCTGCCCAGACTGGGAAGCCTGGGACCCCAATCAGCCTGTGCAGAATgccagagaagccatgcagcaAGCAGATGACTGGCTTGGAGTGCCCCAG GTGATTGCCCCTGAAGAAATCGTGGATCCCAACGTGGATGAGCATTCTGTCATGACCTACTTGTCCCAGTTTCCTAAGGCCAAGCTCAAACCTGGTGCCCCTGTTCGCTCTAAGCAGCTAAACCCCAAGAAAGCCATCGCCTACGGGCCAG GCATCGAGCCCCAGGGCAACACTGTGCTGCAGCCAGCCCACTTCACCGTGCAGACAGTAGACGCTGGTATGGGCGAGGTGCTGGTCTACATCGAGGACCCTGAGGGGCACACCGAGGAG GCCAAAGTCGTTCCCAACAATGACAAGGACCGCACATACGCCGTCTCCTATGTGCCCAAGGTTGCTGGGCTACACAAG GTGACCGTGCTGTTTGCTGGCCAGAACATCGAGCGTAGCCCCTTTGAGGTGAATGTGGGCATGGCTCTTGGCGATGCCAACAAGGTATCAGCCCGCGGCCCTGGCCTGGAACCTGTGGGTAATGTGGCCAACAAGCCCACCTACTTTGACATCTATACTGCAG GGGCTGGCAGCGGCGATGTGGCCGTGGTGATCGTGGACCCGCAAGGGCGGCGGGACACGGTAGAGGTGACCCTGGAGGACAAGGGCGACAACACATTCCGCTGCACATACAGGCCTGTGATGGAGGGACCGCACACGGTGCACGTGGCCTTTGCTGGCGCCCCCATTACCCGAAGTCCTTTCCCTGTCCACGTGGCAGAAG CCTGCAATCCCAATGCCTGCCGTGCCTCTGGGCGAGGCCTGCAGCCCAAAGGCGTCCGTGTGAAAGAGGTGGCTGACTTCAAGGTGTTCACCAAGGGAGCTGGCAGCGGGGAACTCAAGGTCACAGTCAAGGGGCCAA AGGGCACAGAGGAGCCCGTGAAAGTGCGGGAGGCTGGGGACGGCGTGTTTGAGTGCGAGTACTACCCTGTGGTACCCGGGAAGTACGTGGTGACCATCACATGGGGTGGCTATGCCATTCCCCGCAG TCCTTTTGAGGTCCAAGTGAGCCCTGAGGCCGGAACCCAAAAAGTGCGAGCGTGGGGTCCTGGTTTGGAGACTGGCCAGGTGGGCAAGTCAGCTGACTTTGTGGTGGAAGCCATCGGCACGGAAGTGGGGACGCTGG GCTTCTCCATCGAGGGGCCCTCACAAGCCAAGATAGAGTGTGACGACAAGGGTGATGGCTCCTGCGACGTGCGGTACTGGCCCACCGAGCCCGGGGAGTATGCTGTGCACGTCATCTGTGATGACGAGGACATCCGCGACTCACCCTTCATTGCCCATATCCAACCAGCCCCGCCAGACTGCTTCCCGGACAAG GTGAAAGCCTTTGGACCCGGCCTGGAGCCCACTGGCTGCATCGTGGACAAGCCGGCGGAGTTCACCATTGATGCCCGCGCTGCTGGCAAGGGAGACCTGAAGCTCTATGCCCAG gatGCAGATGGCTGCCCCATCGACATCAAGGTGATCCCCAATGGTGATGGTACCTTCCGCTGCTCCTACGTGCCTACCAAGCCCATTAAGCATACCATCATCGTCTCCTGGGGAGGTGTCAACGTGCCCAAGAGCCCCTTCAGG GTAAATGTGGGAGAGGGCAGCCATCCTGAGCGGGTAAAGGTATACGGCCCCGGAGTGGAAAAGACAGGCCTTAAGGCCAATGAACCCACCTATTTCACAGTGGACTGCAGTGAAGCCGGACAAG gcGATGTGAGCATTGGCATCAAGTGTGCACCTGGGGTGGTGGGGCCTGTGGAAGCTGACATCGACTTTGACATCATCAAGAATGACAATGATACCTTCACAGTCAAATATACACCTCCAGGGGCTGGCCACTACACCATCATGGTGCTGTTTGCCAACCAG GAGATCCCTGCCAGTCCCTTCCACATCAAGGTGGACCCATCCCATGATGCGAGCAAGGTCAAGGCTGAGGGCCCCGGGCTGAGCCGCACAG GTGTGGAAGTTGGAAAGCCGACTCACTTCACGGTGCTGACCAAGGGAGCCGGCAAGGCCAAGCTGGATGTGCACTTCGCTGGGGCAGCCAAGGGCGAGGCCGTGCGAGACTTTGAAATTATTGACAACCATGACTACTCATACACTGTCAAGTACACTGCTGTGCAGCAG GGCAACATGGCAGTAACAGTGACCTACGGTGGGGACCCTGTCCCCAAAAGTCCCTTTGTGGTGAACGTAGCACCCCCATTGGACCTCAGCAAGGTCAAAGTTCAAGGCCTTAATAGCA AGGTGTCTGTGGGACAGGAACAGGCCTTCTCAGTGAACACAAGAGGGGCTGGTGGTCAGGGTCAGCTAGATGTGCGGATGACCTCACCCTCCCGACGACCCATCCCCTGCAAACTGGAGCCTGGGGGTGGAGCAGAAGCCCAGGCCGTGCGCTACATGCCCCCTGAAGAGGGACCTTACAAAGTGGACATCACCTACGATGGTCATCCAGTACCTGGCAGCCCCTTTGCTGTAGAAGGCGTCCTGCCCCCTGACCCCTCCAAG GTCTGCGCTTATGGCCCTGGTCTCAAGGGCGGGCTTGTAGGCACTCCTGCCCCATTCTCCATTGACACCAAAGGGGCTGGCACGGGAGGCCTGGGGCTGACTGTTGAGGGCCCCTGCGAAGCCAAGATCGAATGCCAGGACAATGGCGATGGATCCTGTGCGGTCAGCTACCTGCCCACAGAGCCAGGCGAGTACACCATCAATATCCTGTTTGCTGAAGCCCACATCCCCGGCTCACCCTTCAAGGCCACCATCCAGCCTGTGTTCGACCCAAGCAAGGTGAGGGCCAGTGGGCCGGGCCTGGAGCGTGGCAAGGCTGGCGAGGCAGCCACCTTCACTGTGGACTGCTCGGAAGCGGGCGAGGCCGAGCTGACCATTGAGATCCTGTCCGATGCTGGCGTCAAAGCCGAGGTGCTGATCCACAAGAACGCGGATGGCACCTACCACATCACCTACAGCCCTGCCTTCCCGGGCACCTACACCATCACCATCAAGTATGGCGGCCACCCCATACCCAAGTTCCCCACCCGTGTCCACGTGCAGCCTGCAGTTGATACCAGTGGCATCAAGGTCTCCGGGCCTGGTGTGGAGCCACATG GTGTCCTGCGGGAGGTGACCACTGAATTTACTGTGGATGCGAGGTCTCTAACAGCCACGGGTGGCAACCACGTGACGGCTCGTGTACTCAACCCCTCGGGGGCTAAGACAGATACCTATGTGACAGACAATGGGGACGGCACCTACCGAGTGCAGTACACCGCCTACGAAGAAG GGGTGCATTTGGTGGAGGTGCTGTATGACGAAGTAGCTGTGCCCAAGAGCCCCTTCCGAGTGGGTGTGACCGAGGGCTGCGACCCCACCCGAGTCCGAGCCTTTGGGCCAGGCCTGGAGGGTGGCGTGGTCAACAAGGCCAACCGCTTCACTGTGGAAACCAG GGGTGCTGGCACAGGGGGCCTTGGCCTAGCCATTGAGGGCCCCTCAGAAGCTAAGATGTCCTGCAAGGACAACAAGGACGGCAGCTGCACAGTGGAGTACATCCCCTTCACCCCGGGAGACTATGATGTCAACATCACCTTTGGGGGACAGCCCATCCCAG gaAGCCCATTCCGAGTTCCTGTGAAGGATGTGGTGGACCCTGGGAAGGTGAAGTGCTCAGGACCAGGGCTAGGGACTGGCGTCAGGGCTCGAGTGCCTCAGACCTTCACAGTGGACTGCAGTCAAGCCGGCCGGGCTCCTCTGCAGGTGGCCGTGCTGGGCCCCACAG GTGTGGCTGAGCCTGTAGAGGTGCGGGACAATGGCGATGGCACCCACACTGTCCACTACACGCCGGCCACTGATGGGCCCTATACAGTAGCTGTGAAGTATGCTGACCAAGAGGTGCCACGCAG CCCTTTCAAGATCAAAGTGCTTCCAGCCCATGATGCCAGCAAGGTGCGGGCCAGTGGCCCCGGCCTCAATGCCTCCGGCATCCCTGCCAGTCTACCGGTGGAGTTCACCATTGATGCTCGGGATGCTGGGGAAGGGCTGCTCACTGTTCAGATCCTG GACCCTGAGGGCAAACCCAAGAAGGCCAACATCCGAGACAATGGGGATGGCACATACACTGTGTCCTACCTGCCAGACATGAGTGGCCGATACACCATCACCATCAAGTATGGCGGTGATGAGATCCCTTACTCGCCCTTCCGCATTCATGCCCTGCCTACAGGGGATGCCAGCAAGTGCCTTGTTACAG GTGCCTGCCTGGGTCCCCGAATCCAGATTGGAGAGGAGACTGTGATCACAGTTGATGCCAAGGCAGCAGGCAAGGGGAAAGTGACCTGCACAGTATCCACGCCGGACGGGGCGGAGCTCGACGTGGATGTGGTTGAGAACCACGATGGCACCTTCGATATCTACTACACAGCACCCGAGCCGGGCAAATACGTCATCACCATCCGCTTTGGGGGTGAACACATCCCCAATAGCCCCTTCCATGTGCTGGTAAGTTCAGGGCCATGGTGGGCaggagggcaggg GCCT GCCACAGAGGAGCCCGTGGTGCCCGTGGAGCCATTGGAGTCCATGCTGAGGCCCTTCAACCTGGTCATCCCCTTCACCGTGCAGAAAGGGGAGCTCACAG GGGAGGTGCGGATGCCCTCTGGTAAGACAGCACGTCCCAACATCACTGACAACAAAGATGGCACCATCACAGTGAGATATGCTCCGACTGAGAAAGGCCTGCACCAGATGGGGATCAAATATGATGGCAACCACATCCCTG GGAGCCCTCTGCAATTCTATGTGGATGCCATCAACAGCCGCCATGTCAGTGCCTACGGACCGGGTCTGAGCCATGGCATGGTCAACAAGCCTGCCACCTTTACCATTGTCACCAAGGATGCTGGGGAAG GGGGACTGTCCCTGGCTGTGGAGGGTCCATCCAAGGCAGAGATCACCTGTAAGGACAACAAGGATGGCACATGCACCGTGTCCTACCTGCCCACAGCACCTGGAGACTACAGCATCATTGTGCGCTTTGACGACAAGCACATACCAGGGAGTCCTTTCACGGCCAAGATCACAG GTGACGATTCAATGAGGACATCACAGCTGAACGTGGGCACCTCCACGGATGTGTCCCTGAAGATCACTGAGAGTGACCTCAGCCAGCTGACGGCCAGCATCCGTGCCCCTTCAGGCAACGAGGAGCCATGCCTGCTAAAGCGCTTGCCCAACAGGCACATTG GGATCTCCTTTACCCCCAAGGAGGTGGGTGAACATGTGGTGAGCGTACGCAAGAGTGGCAAGCATGTCACCAACAGCCCCTTTAAGATTTTGGTGGGGCCTTCAGAGATCGGAGATGCCAGCAAAGTTCGAGTCTGGGGCAAGGGCCTTTCTGAGGGGCAGACCTTCCAGCTGGCAGAGTTCATCGTGGATACTCGCAATGCAG GGTATGGAGGCCTAGGGCTGAGCATCGAAGGTCCTAGCAAGGTGGACATTAACTGTGAGGATATGGAAGATGGGACATGCAAAGTCACCTACTGCCCCACTGAACCCGGCACCTACATTATCAACATCAAGTTTGCTGACAAACACGTGCCTG GAAGCCCCTTCACCGTGAAGGTAACCGGCGAGGGACGCATGAAGGAAAGCATCACCAGGCGCAGACAGGCGCCTTCCATTGCCACCATTGGCAGCACCTGCGACCTCAACCTCAAGATCCCAG GTGAGGCCAGCTCTCAGGACATGACAGCCCAGGTGACCAGCCCATCTGGAAAGACGGAAGCCGCAGAAATCGTTGAGGGCGAGGACAGCGCATACAGTGTGCGCTTCGTGCCCCAGGAGATGGGTCCCCACACAGTCGCAGTCAAGTATCGTGGCCAACACGTACCCGGAAGCCCTTTTCAGTTCACTGTGGGTCCGCTAGGTGAAGGTGGTGCCCACAAGGTGCGGGCTGGAGGCACAGGGCTGGAGCGAGGTGTAGCTGGCGTGCCAG CCGAGTTTAGCATCTGGACCCGCGAAGCTGGTGCCGGGGGCCTGTCTATTGCTGTGGAAGGTCCCAGCAAGGCAGAAATTGCATTTGAAGACCGCAAAGATGGTTCTTGTGGCGTCTCCTACGTTGTCCAGGAGCCAG GTGACTATGAGGTCTCCATCAAGTTCAATGATGAACACATCCCAGACAGCCCCTTTGTGGTGCCTGTGGCTTCTCTCTCAGACGATGCTCGCCGACTCACCGTTACCAGCCTCCAG GAGACAGGGCTTAAGGTGAACCAGCCGGCATCTTTCGCGGTACAGCTCAATGGGGCACGGGGCGTGATCGATGCTAGGGTACACACGCCCTCAGGAGCTGTGGAGGAGTGCTATGTTTCCGAGCTGGACAGTg ATAAGCATACCATCCGCTTCATCCCCCATGAAAATGGTGTCCACTCAATTGACGTCAAGTTCAATGGCGCCCACATCCCTGGAAGCCCCTTCAAGATCCGCGTTGGCGAGCAGAGCCAAGCTGGGGACCCAGGCTTGGTGTCAGCATACGGACCTGGGCTTGAGGGAGGCACTACTG GTGTGTCATCAGAGTTCATTGTGAACACCCAGAACGCAGGCTCAGGGGCCTTGTCTGTCACCATCGATGGCCCTTCCAAGGTGCAGCTGGACTGTCGGGAGTGCCCCGAGGGCCATGTAGTCACTTACACTCCCATGGCCCCTGGTAACTACCTCATTGCCATCAAGTATGGTGGCCCTCAGCACATTGTGGGCAGCCCTTTCAAAGCAAAGGTCACAG GTCCCCGGTTGTCTGGAGGCCACAGCCTTCACGAAACATCCACAGTCCTGGTGGAGACGGTGACGAAGTCCTCCTCAAGCCGGGGCGCCAGCTACAGTTCCATCCCCAAGTTCTCCTCAGATGCCAGCAAGGTGGTGACAAGGGGCCCTGGTTTGTCTCAGGCCTTTGTGGGTCAGAAGAACTCATTTACTGTGGACTGCAGCAAAGCAG GCACCAACATGATGATGGTAGGCGTGCATGGGCCCAAAACCCCCTGTGAAGAGGTCTATGTGAAGCACGTGGGGAACCGGGTTTACAACGTCACCTACACTGTCAAGGAGAAAGGAGACTACATCCTCATTGTCAAATGGGGTGATGAAAGTGTCCCTGGAAGCCCCTTCAAGGTCAATGTGCCCTGA